From Arcobacter arenosus, one genomic window encodes:
- a CDS encoding NCS2 family permease, with protein MFKLKEHNTNVFTELSAGFTTFLTMMYIVPVNGFILADAGLPMEAVVTATALITILATLFSGLWSNTPIAMSVGMGLNAYFSYGLVLGMKIPWETALGIVFLSGILFVILSFTNFRVWIMTSIPMNLRRAISAGIGSFIAFIGLKQMGMIVDNPATLVSLGDFSKLEVQIGVIGLILAFTFYSYRIKGAFILSIVITSIIAWTFGVGSFPESYLSAPASIEPILFKLDITSALSLSLLPVIITFLITDMFDTLGTLTGVGTRANLFQENNKDDKSLQKTLEADAMATTAGSLLGVSTTTAFIESASGVEEGGRTGLTAVFTALFFVGTLFMLPLFKAVPGNAIYPVLVVVGVLMFTELGKINFEDSDLATSAGAFLIVILMPLTFSITNGIAAGFLVYTIIKIAKNQYKDLNVGILAITFISFLAFIL; from the coding sequence ATGTTTAAGCTTAAAGAACATAACACAAACGTCTTTACTGAGCTAAGTGCGGGATTTACAACATTTCTTACAATGATGTATATTGTTCCCGTTAATGGATTTATCTTAGCTGATGCTGGACTTCCAATGGAAGCAGTAGTAACGGCAACGGCATTAATTACAATTCTTGCTACACTTTTTAGTGGATTGTGGTCAAATACACCAATTGCAATGTCAGTTGGTATGGGTCTTAATGCCTACTTTTCATATGGATTAGTTTTAGGGATGAAAATACCTTGGGAAACTGCTTTAGGTATTGTTTTTCTTTCTGGTATTTTATTCGTAATCCTTTCATTTACAAACTTTAGGGTTTGGATTATGACTTCAATTCCTATGAATTTAAGACGTGCAATTAGTGCGGGTATTGGTTCGTTTATTGCCTTTATTGGATTAAAACAAATGGGTATGATTGTTGATAACCCAGCAACTTTAGTTTCTTTAGGTGATTTTTCAAAATTAGAAGTTCAAATTGGAGTAATTGGATTAATTCTTGCTTTTACTTTTTATTCATATAGAATCAAAGGTGCTTTTATTTTATCTATTGTTATTACTTCAATTATAGCTTGGACATTTGGTGTTGGAAGCTTCCCTGAAAGTTATCTAAGTGCACCAGCTTCTATTGAGCCAATTTTATTTAAACTTGATATTACAAGTGCCTTATCATTATCTTTATTACCTGTTATTATAACATTCTTAATTACTGATATGTTCGATACTTTAGGTACATTAACAGGTGTAGGAACAAGGGCAAATCTTTTCCAAGAAAACAATAAAGATGATAAATCTTTACAAAAAACATTAGAAGCAGATGCAATGGCAACAACAGCAGGTTCTTTACTTGGTGTTTCAACAACAACAGCATTTATTGAAAGTGCAAGTGGTGTAGAAGAGGGTGGTAGAACTGGTTTAACTGCAGTATTTACAGCATTATTCTTTGTTGGTACTTTATTTATGTTACCACTTTTCAAAGCAGTTCCTGGAAATGCAATTTACCCTGTTTTAGTAGTTGTTGGTGTATTGATGTTTACAGAACTTGGTAAAATCAACTTTGAAGATTCAGATCTAGCAACAAGTGCAGGGGCATTTTTAATTGTAATTTTAATGCCTTTAACTTTTTCTATTACAAATGGTATTGCCGCTGGATTCTTAGTTTATACAATAATTAAAATTGCAAAAAATCAATATAAAGATTTAAATGTTGGAATTCTAGCTATTACATTTATTAGTTTTCTTGCATTTATATTGTAA
- a CDS encoding DUF423 domain-containing protein, whose amino-acid sequence MIINNNVKRFLTIASFMMALAIAIGAFGAHGLKSIVEPKLLITYHTGVEYHFYNTLGLFAASFVMFLKENSKKAVVASWLIFIGTIIFSFSLYLLVILNAPYLGAITPIGGTLQIIGWVLLAISILKD is encoded by the coding sequence ATGATTATTAATAATAACGTAAAACGATTTTTAACTATTGCTTCATTTATGATGGCATTAGCAATAGCTATTGGTGCTTTTGGGGCTCATGGTTTAAAATCAATTGTTGAACCAAAACTTCTAATAACTTACCACACAGGTGTTGAATACCATTTTTATAATACACTTGGACTTTTTGCCGCTTCTTTTGTTATGTTTTTAAAAGAAAACTCTAAAAAAGCTGTAGTAGCCTCTTGGCTAATTTTTATTGGTACAATTATCTTTTCATTTTCATTATATCTTTTAGTGATTTTAAATGCACCTTATTTAGGCGCAATTACTCCAATAGGTGGAACCTTACAAATTATTGGTTGGGTTTTATTAGCTATATCTATTTTAAAGGATTAA
- a CDS encoding phosphoribosyltransferase yields the protein MAEKYYYSYEECVKDTKLLVKKCEEFEPDILLAIARGGLTLGHLMSEAMEMRNLYTLNSIHYEGEIKLDTFNIFNIPDVSHAKRVLLIDDIVDSGETMEEILRILREKFPKVEFKLATIFYKKTAVLQPDYAVKEANSWIEFFWEIDVK from the coding sequence TTGGCTGAAAAGTATTACTATAGCTATGAAGAGTGTGTAAAAGATACAAAACTTCTTGTAAAAAAATGTGAAGAGTTTGAACCTGATATTTTATTAGCAATTGCTAGAGGTGGACTAACATTAGGACATTTAATGTCAGAAGCAATGGAGATGAGAAATCTTTATACACTTAATTCAATTCACTATGAAGGTGAAATAAAACTAGATACTTTCAATATTTTTAATATTCCAGATGTTTCTCATGCAAAAAGAGTTTTATTAATAGATGATATAGTTGACTCAGGTGAAACTATGGAAGAGATTCTTAGAATATTAAGGGAAAAATTCCCAAAGGTTGAATTTAAACTTGCAACAATCTTCTATAAAAAAACTGCTGTTTTACAACCTGATTACGCAGTAAAAGAAGCTAATTCTTGGATTGAATTTTTCTGGGAAATAGACGTAAAATAA
- a CDS encoding response regulator transcription factor, giving the protein MKILLLEDDFALNDLLNEHLTDKNFDVTLCTNGQEALENLLDDVYDLALLDINTPLMSGLEVLKTLREDYNNNTPIIILTAYQDIKHLKESFENGVDDYIKKPFDLEELDQRIMKLCKNFMIEQSSEFKISDDITFLPNTCVIKIKDKTKKIALKERDILKYFFNHKNRVISSDELLQNIWAYDEMPTDATIRVYIKNLREILGKERIQTIRGIGYKFE; this is encoded by the coding sequence TTGAAAATACTACTATTAGAAGATGATTTTGCATTAAATGATTTATTAAATGAACACCTTACTGACAAAAATTTTGATGTTACTTTATGTACAAATGGACAAGAAGCTTTAGAAAACTTACTTGACGATGTATATGATTTAGCTTTATTAGATATAAATACTCCATTAATGAGTGGATTAGAGGTTTTAAAAACCCTTAGAGAAGATTACAATAACAATACTCCTATAATTATATTAACTGCTTATCAAGATATAAAGCATCTAAAAGAATCTTTTGAAAATGGAGTTGATGATTATATTAAAAAGCCTTTTGATTTAGAAGAATTAGACCAAAGAATAATGAAACTTTGTAAAAATTTTATGATTGAACAAAGTAGTGAATTTAAAATATCTGATGATATAACTTTTTTACCTAATACTTGTGTAATTAAGATAAAAGATAAAACAAAAAAAATTGCTTTAAAAGAAAGGGATATTCTAAAATATTTTTTTAATCATAAAAATAGAGTTATCTCTTCCGATGAGTTATTACAAAATATTTGGGCTTATGATGAGATGCCAACTGATGCAACAATAAGAGTTTATATTAAAAACTTAAGGGAGATTCTTGGGAAAGAAAGAATTCAAACAATAAGAGGAATAGGATACAAATTTGAATAA
- a CDS encoding GDP-L-fucose synthase codes for MKTFSILGTGWLGLALAKKLKKDYHVKVSIRDLKKEKFMVSEGLYPYLLDEENLENLDSLLESDYIFINFPPRKSKNYISFLDKIYSNIKSKDQKIIFISSTSIYPDKEGIYDENSILSELNSSLVYKAEELVKSQTDVIFRCSGLMGYDRVAGKYFAGKTLDCEDSKINYIHRDDLIEAVKFVIEKNINGVFNLCSKFHPTKKEIYLHNAKKYRFDKPIFENKKDYPNRIIDGSKIERLGFRYKYQNPLDYL; via the coding sequence ATGAAAACTTTTTCTATTTTAGGTACAGGATGGTTGGGTTTAGCTTTAGCAAAAAAGTTAAAAAAAGATTATCATGTAAAAGTATCTATTAGAGATTTAAAAAAAGAAAAATTTATGGTAAGTGAGGGATTGTACCCTTACTTACTTGATGAAGAAAACTTAGAAAACCTAGACTCTTTACTTGAATCAGATTATATATTTATAAACTTTCCCCCTAGAAAATCAAAAAACTATATTAGCTTTTTAGATAAAATTTATTCAAATATCAAATCAAAAGATCAAAAAATTATATTTATTAGTTCAACTTCAATATATCCTGATAAAGAGGGAATTTATGATGAAAATTCAATATTAAGTGAGTTGAATTCATCTTTAGTGTATAAAGCAGAAGAATTAGTTAAATCACAAACTGATGTAATATTTAGATGCTCTGGGCTTATGGGATATGATAGAGTTGCTGGAAAATATTTTGCAGGAAAAACTTTAGATTGTGAAGATTCAAAAATCAATTATATTCATAGGGATGATTTAATAGAGGCAGTAAAGTTTGTAATTGAAAAAAATATTAATGGTGTTTTTAATTTATGTTCAAAATTTCATCCAACAAAAAAAGAGATATATTTGCACAATGCAAAAAAGTATAGATTTGATAAACCAATATTTGAAAATAAAAAAGATTATCCTAATAGAATTATAGATGGAAGTAAAATTGAAAGATTGGGATTTAGGTATAAATACCAAAATCCTCTTGATTATCTTTAG
- the upp gene encoding uracil phosphoribosyltransferase — translation MYKESTNVVVKHLVNRLRDVRTNSNEFRLTIEEISRIIASEALSEFPTITTNIQTWQGPLDVEVLEVQKLVLVPILRAGEPMLTGILRTLPYARSGFLAMKRDEETAQSKLFYENIPPLEDKAVLLLDPMVATGGSLIDGIDYLKGKGAKKIISLNILGAPEGVKAVQEAHPDVDIYIAQIDERLDENKYIRPGLGDAGDRAFNTN, via the coding sequence ATGTATAAAGAGAGTACAAATGTTGTTGTAAAACATTTAGTAAACAGATTAAGAGATGTAAGAACTAATTCAAATGAATTTAGACTTACAATTGAAGAGATTTCAAGAATTATTGCATCTGAAGCTTTAAGTGAATTTCCTACTATTACTACAAATATTCAAACTTGGCAAGGACCACTTGATGTTGAAGTTCTTGAGGTTCAAAAATTAGTTTTAGTTCCAATTTTAAGAGCTGGAGAACCAATGTTAACTGGTATTTTAAGAACTTTACCATATGCAAGAAGTGGATTTTTAGCTATGAAAAGAGATGAAGAAACTGCTCAAAGTAAACTTTTTTATGAAAATATCCCACCTTTAGAAGATAAAGCTGTACTTTTGCTTGACCCAATGGTTGCAACAGGTGGTTCATTAATTGATGGAATAGATTACTTAAAAGGAAAAGGTGCAAAAAAAATCATCTCATTAAATATTTTAGGAGCTCCTGAAGGTGTAAAAGCGGTTCAAGAAGCCCACCCTGATGTAGATATCTATATTGCACAAATTGATGAAAGATTAGATGAAAACAAATATATTAGACCTGGTCTTGGTGATGCAGGAGATAGAGCATTTAATACAAACTAA
- a CDS encoding PLP-dependent aminotransferase family protein, with protein MARKIQRSYIREILDAINEETISFAGGLPNEKLFPMEQLKQASNKVLKNSLSMQYSKSQGLDGLREHIAKIYNEKFNFPTTKDEILITTGSQQAFDIIAKTFIEDEIFVQTPTYIGALSAFKVLDLKVKGFNNHSCLNRELKKSSAVYIMSDFQNPTSESIDEVNREIIAHVLEKNGPILIEDGAYSLLDFEGEIKKPISAMYENSFHLGSFSKIVAPGLRVGWIRAKKELISQILSSKEALDLHTPTFNQMILNEYLNQFNVFEHIKIVRDDYKSKMEFMAKCFNKYIPSFQFEVPKGGMFIYGKFEQDTFELAKKAIENNIAFVPAKVFFHDNQDSCEARFNFTNSTFEQIERGVKKIAELLEEYKIKEAG; from the coding sequence ATGGCAAGAAAAATTCAAAGATCATATATACGAGAGATATTAGATGCAATAAATGAAGAAACTATTTCCTTTGCAGGTGGTTTACCAAATGAAAAACTATTTCCAATGGAGCAATTAAAACAAGCATCAAATAAAGTTTTAAAAAACTCTTTATCAATGCAATATTCAAAATCTCAAGGATTAGATGGTTTAAGGGAACATATTGCAAAAATATACAATGAAAAGTTTAATTTTCCAACAACAAAAGATGAGATTTTAATTACAACAGGTAGTCAACAAGCCTTTGATATTATTGCTAAAACTTTTATAGAAGATGAAATTTTTGTTCAAACTCCAACATATATTGGTGCATTAAGTGCCTTTAAGGTTCTTGATTTAAAAGTTAAAGGTTTCAATAATCATAGTTGTTTAAATAGAGAGTTGAAAAAAAGTTCGGCTGTTTATATTATGAGTGATTTTCAGAACCCAACTTCTGAATCAATTGATGAAGTAAATAGAGAAATAATTGCCCATGTTTTAGAAAAAAATGGTCCAATTTTGATTGAAGATGGAGCTTATTCATTATTAGATTTCGAAGGTGAGATTAAAAAACCAATTAGTGCAATGTATGAAAACAGTTTTCACTTAGGTTCTTTTTCTAAAATTGTAGCTCCTGGACTTAGAGTTGGTTGGATAAGAGCAAAAAAAGAGTTGATTTCACAGATTTTATCTTCTAAGGAAGCTTTAGATTTACATACGCCAACTTTTAATCAAATGATTTTAAATGAGTATTTAAATCAATTTAATGTTTTTGAACATATAAAAATAGTTAGAGATGACTATAAATCAAAAATGGAATTTATGGCTAAATGTTTTAATAAATATATTCCAAGTTTTCAATTTGAAGTTCCAAAGGGTGGAATGTTTATTTATGGAAAATTTGAACAAGATACATTTGAACTTGCAAAAAAAGCTATTGAAAACAATATAGCTTTTGTTCCTGCAAAGGTATTTTTCCATGATAATCAAGATTCTTGTGAAGCAAGGTTTAATTTTACAAATTCAACTTTTGAACAAATAGAAAGAGGAGTTAAAAAAATTGCAGAACTTTTAGAGGAGTATAAAATAAAAGAGGCTGGCTAA
- a CDS encoding YajQ family cyclic di-GMP-binding protein translates to MAAKEHSFDISAKLDMQEMKNAVIQAQKEVDNRYDFKGLKAEIDFNQGAKTLTIISSSDNKVDAIYDILISKMNKRGLSINSLDEAKKEDSSGGNRKYSYSIIDSIKQDEAKKIQVEIKNLKLKVKAVNQGDEIRVTGKNIDDLQTIMKHLKSLEFKSPLVFDNFK, encoded by the coding sequence ATGGCAGCAAAAGAACACAGCTTTGATATTTCAGCAAAACTTGATATGCAAGAGATGAAAAATGCAGTAATTCAAGCACAAAAAGAGGTTGATAATAGATATGATTTTAAAGGTTTAAAAGCTGAAATTGATTTTAATCAAGGGGCAAAAACACTAACAATTATCTCTTCAAGTGATAATAAAGTAGATGCAATATATGATATTTTAATTTCTAAAATGAATAAAAGAGGTTTATCTATTAACTCTTTAGATGAAGCAAAAAAAGAGGACAGTTCAGGAGGAAATAGAAAATATTCATATTCAATAATTGATTCAATTAAACAAGATGAAGCAAAAAAGATTCAAGTTGAAATTAAAAATTTAAAATTAAAAGTAAAAGCTGTAAACCAAGGTGATGAGATAAGAGTTACTGGAAAAAATATTGATGATTTACAAACAATAATGAAACATCTTAAATCTTTAGAATTTAAGTCTCCTTTAGTATTTGATAATTTCAAGTAA
- a CDS encoding ion transporter: MTTMEKIQEIRDSRWFSNLTTFIILAYASVLGFKTIGEVETNYALFLQFADVFVTIYFVFEIAIKMVAEKKFINFFKSGWNVFDFVIVVITLLPLEQSGFAAIARMLRVFRVLRLFTARPELKAIIDMLIKAIPSIIDIVILMFIIFYIYAIVGNFYFHDLPSGLWKDFLVSMLTLFRVLTFEDWTDVMYEAMEVYPWAWVYFVSFVIIAAFVFFNLFVAVIIGEMQKIQESDFHDEMHEDSKKLDVLLLEIKGLREEVKQLKEKKE; encoded by the coding sequence ATGACTACAATGGAAAAAATTCAAGAGATTAGAGACTCAAGATGGTTTTCTAATCTTACAACTTTTATCATTTTAGCATATGCCTCTGTATTAGGTTTTAAAACTATTGGTGAGGTTGAAACCAATTATGCATTATTTTTACAATTTGCTGATGTTTTTGTAACAATCTATTTTGTTTTTGAGATAGCTATTAAAATGGTTGCTGAGAAGAAGTTTATTAATTTCTTTAAATCAGGATGGAATGTTTTTGATTTTGTAATAGTTGTAATTACACTTTTACCATTAGAACAATCTGGATTTGCAGCAATTGCAAGGATGTTAAGGGTATTTAGGGTTTTAAGATTGTTTACAGCAAGACCTGAATTAAAAGCAATTATTGATATGCTAATTAAGGCAATCCCTTCAATTATTGATATTGTAATTTTAATGTTTATAATTTTTTATATTTATGCCATTGTTGGTAACTTTTATTTCCATGATTTACCATCTGGGCTTTGGAAAGATTTCTTAGTTTCAATGCTTACGCTATTTAGGGTTTTAACCTTTGAAGATTGGACAGATGTAATGTATGAAGCAATGGAAGTATATCCATGGGCATGGGTTTATTTTGTATCTTTTGTAATTATTGCTGCATTTGTATTTTTTAACTTATTTGTTGCTGTTATTATTGGTGAAATGCAAAAAATACAAGAATCAGATTTCCACGATGAGATGCATGAAGATAGTAAAAAGTTAGATGTTTTACTTTTAGAAATTAAAGGTTTAAGAGAAGAAGTTAAACAGTTAAAAGAGAAAAAAGAATAA
- a CDS encoding uracil-xanthine permease family protein translates to MKPTDYNFRVKDSILGLQFLFVAFGALVLVPILTGLDPNVALFTAGIGTLVFQLVNKENVPPIFLASSFAFIAPISHGVQTWGIAATMSGLVAAGLLYVVLSFIIRAKGDGFIHKLLPAIVVGPVIISIGLILSPVAVNMAMGKTGDGAIVLVPFEKAIIVSMVALFATMFISLLGKGIFRLVPILGGIVAGYIVALFLGLVDFKAVSDAAWFAMPSFTTPEFNWQAILFILPIAIAPAIEHIGDMLAISNVTKQDYLKKPGLKNTLLGDGLATSVASLFGGPPNTTYSEVTGAVTVTKAFNPAIMTWAAIMAIVLAFVGKLGGLLATIPVPVMGGIMLLLFGIIASVGISTLTRANVDFNCPRNLIIVSMILVFSIGGMTFNFGGVPFSGIGLGAITGIILNLVLPQPRKEDHIL, encoded by the coding sequence ATGAAACCTACAGATTACAATTTTAGGGTCAAAGACTCTATTCTTGGTCTACAGTTCTTGTTTGTTGCTTTTGGTGCTTTAGTTTTAGTACCAATTTTAACTGGACTTGACCCCAATGTTGCACTTTTTACAGCAGGTATTGGTACTTTAGTTTTTCAACTTGTTAACAAAGAAAATGTTCCCCCAATTTTTTTAGCATCATCATTTGCTTTTATTGCACCTATTTCACATGGTGTTCAAACTTGGGGTATTGCTGCAACCATGTCAGGTTTAGTTGCAGCTGGTCTACTTTATGTAGTTCTTAGTTTTATAATTAGAGCTAAGGGTGATGGGTTTATTCATAAACTTTTACCTGCTATTGTAGTTGGTCCTGTAATTATCTCAATTGGTTTAATCCTTTCTCCTGTTGCTGTTAATATGGCTATGGGAAAAACAGGTGATGGAGCAATTGTATTAGTTCCATTTGAAAAGGCAATTATTGTATCTATGGTGGCATTATTTGCAACAATGTTTATCTCTTTATTAGGGAAAGGTATATTTAGATTAGTTCCAATTTTAGGTGGAATAGTTGCTGGTTATATTGTTGCTTTATTTCTTGGCTTAGTTGATTTTAAAGCTGTTTCTGATGCTGCATGGTTTGCAATGCCAAGTTTTACCACTCCAGAATTTAACTGGCAAGCGATTTTATTTATTCTTCCTATTGCAATTGCACCAGCAATTGAACATATTGGAGATATGTTAGCTATTTCAAATGTTACAAAACAAGACTATCTAAAAAAACCAGGTTTAAAAAACACTCTTTTAGGTGACGGACTTGCTACATCTGTAGCTTCATTATTTGGTGGACCACCAAATACAACTTATTCTGAAGTTACAGGAGCTGTTACTGTTACTAAAGCATTTAATCCTGCAATTATGACATGGGCAGCAATTATGGCAATTGTTTTAGCCTTTGTAGGTAAATTAGGTGGATTATTAGCAACAATACCAGTTCCTGTAATGGGTGGTATCATGTTACTTTTATTTGGTATTATTGCCTCTGTTGGTATCTCAACTTTAACTAGAGCAAATGTAGATTTTAATTGTCCAAGAAACTTAATTATTGTTTCTATGATTTTAGTATTCTCAATTGGAGGAATGACATTTAATTTTGGTGGAGTTCCTTTCTCTGGAATTGGTCTTGGAGCAATTACAGGTATTATCTTAAATCTTGTCTTACCACAACCAAGAAAAGAAGACCATATTCTTTAA
- a CDS encoding sensor histidine kinase, translating to MNNNEKKALLSFLTIYVGSALLLIGILLSVYYKNEVQSLEASCTMELKNASMQIKNDILNAHMHHKNFVPKKLEKNNINYAIFDKDKSPIYSYLQEEKLVEFNEDFYGKDKYHFYMESLNEKDIPIKYIVTQTTQGVQSKENLKIYIIIAFFLSAVFVGFIAFFLARILLKPVREKVVQLDNFIKDSAHELNTPISVLMTSVSMLKKGKNSEKMLKYILSSSKQISQIYNDIHFSAFSSIDESHIENFNLASLVNESVEYFNDISITKNIKINSDVEQCLIKMDKTKAQKIVNNLISNSIKYSNPNSIVNVSVKNSVLSVQDFGIGISKKDQEEIFKRYKRGVNNEGGFGIGLDIVKRICKDYNLKLSLESKIDEGSTFKIDFSKLNC from the coding sequence TTGAATAATAATGAAAAAAAAGCTTTATTGAGTTTTCTTACTATTTATGTGGGATCAGCACTTTTATTAATAGGTATTTTATTATCTGTATATTATAAAAATGAAGTTCAATCACTTGAAGCAAGTTGTACGATGGAACTTAAAAATGCATCAATGCAAATCAAAAATGATATTTTAAATGCCCATATGCATCATAAAAATTTTGTACCAAAAAAGTTAGAGAAAAATAATATAAATTATGCAATTTTTGATAAAGATAAATCTCCAATTTATTCATATTTACAAGAGGAAAAACTAGTAGAGTTTAATGAAGATTTTTATGGAAAAGACAAATACCATTTTTATATGGAGAGTTTAAATGAGAAAGATATACCAATAAAATATATTGTTACTCAGACGACTCAAGGGGTTCAAAGTAAAGAAAATTTAAAAATTTATATTATCATTGCATTTTTTCTAAGTGCAGTATTTGTAGGATTTATTGCGTTTTTTCTTGCAAGAATATTACTTAAACCAGTTAGGGAAAAAGTTGTACAACTAGATAATTTTATTAAAGATTCTGCCCATGAATTAAATACTCCAATTTCTGTTCTTATGACATCAGTTAGTATGTTAAAAAAAGGAAAAAATAGTGAAAAGATGTTGAAGTATATTTTAAGTAGTTCTAAACAAATCTCTCAAATATACAATGATATTCATTTCTCAGCTTTTTCAAGTATAGATGAAAGTCATATTGAAAACTTCAATTTAGCAAGTTTAGTTAATGAAAGTGTCGAGTATTTTAATGATATTTCAATAACTAAAAATATAAAGATAAATTCTGATGTTGAACAATGTTTAATCAAAATGGACAAAACAAAGGCTCAAAAAATAGTAAATAATCTAATTTCCAACTCTATTAAATATAGTAATCCAAACTCTATTGTAAATGTAAGTGTAAAAAATTCTGTTTTAAGTGTACAAGATTTTGGAATAGGAATATCAAAAAAAGATCAAGAAGAGATTTTTAAACGATATAAAAGGGGTGTAAACAATGAAGGTGGTTTTGGTATAGGCCTTGATATTGTAAAAAGAATTTGTAAAGATTATAACCTAAAATTAAGTCTAGAATCAAAAATCGATGAAGGTTCTACCTTCAAAATCGATTTTAGTAAACTTAATTGTTAG
- a CDS encoding damage-control phosphatase ARMT1 family protein gives MNITDECVRCITGQIDKATKLLNLEENLSNEIMKEVKTRAKKFDFNRTPPYVAKEVYELLAQKAKLKDPLENLKQESIKKATTYIPYLEEKIKNSEDKLFASIKAAVAGNVIDFATTQEFCLDEEINSIYETNFAINDYKIFKEEIQKTNQLIILADNAGENVFDKILVKTLKELFPKLKIYYATRGKAIINDITTKEALQVGIDKYCEVISSGVDTPGLEKSQASIDFLELFNKTPLILSKGMGNFECLESYKDKKIFFLFKVKCEVVANKISRNLGEIILKRG, from the coding sequence ATGAATATAACTGATGAATGTGTAAGATGTATAACAGGTCAAATAGACAAAGCAACAAAGCTTTTAAACTTAGAAGAAAACCTATCAAATGAGATAATGAAAGAGGTAAAGACAAGAGCCAAAAAATTTGATTTTAATAGAACTCCACCTTATGTAGCAAAAGAGGTTTATGAACTTTTAGCTCAAAAAGCAAAATTAAAAGATCCTTTGGAAAACTTAAAACAAGAATCTATAAAAAAAGCAACAACTTATATTCCATATTTAGAAGAAAAGATAAAAAATAGTGAAGATAAATTATTTGCAAGTATAAAAGCAGCCGTTGCTGGTAATGTAATCGATTTTGCAACTACACAAGAGTTTTGCTTAGATGAAGAGATAAACTCAATTTATGAAACAAATTTTGCAATAAATGATTATAAAATTTTTAAAGAGGAGATTCAAAAAACAAATCAACTTATTATCTTAGCAGATAATGCAGGGGAAAATGTTTTTGATAAAATTTTAGTAAAAACATTAAAAGAGCTTTTCCCAAAACTTAAAATCTATTATGCAACCAGAGGAAAAGCAATTATTAATGATATTACCACAAAAGAGGCTTTACAAGTTGGCATCGATAAGTATTGTGAAGTGATTAGTTCTGGGGTTGATACACCAGGACTAGAAAAGTCTCAAGCAAGTATAGATTTTTTAGAACTTTTTAACAAAACACCTTTAATACTTTCAAAAGGTATGGGTAACTTTGAGTGTTTAGAATCTTACAAAGATAAAAAAATCTTCTTTTTATTTAAAGTAAAATGTGAAGTTGTAGCAAATAAGATTTCAAGAAATCTAGGGGAAATTATATTAAAAAGAGGCTAA